Proteins encoded in a region of the Podospora pseudopauciseta strain CBS 411.78 chromosome 6, whole genome shotgun sequence genome:
- a CDS encoding hypothetical protein (COG:S; EggNog:ENOG503P60B) encodes MADISIRKWIRWEPHSPTPPTSVIVLTSPQRRFVDIRVILPLPTPTDSELPLEQLEWAIAGTSTSSPVLNPKTKEVEYSHCVWSHWIDSRVNNRDAGADEGDNYPVEGHPELTLERGRMVNPASGRVEGYEEMWVAGEVRAVEGVGCVVLEYDADLKGEEGWARGEGGKQGEVERVGRGMVVRLGGYVQGFLRDGEDVRVERWVWEGERGKWEKRVRIGSGGLKGGG; translated from the coding sequence ATGGCGGACATCTCCATCCGCAAATGGATCCGCTGGGAGCCTCACTcccccacaccaccaacgtCCGTCATCGtgctcacctccccccaacgTCGTTTTGTCGATATCAGAGtcatcctcccgcttcctaCCCCTACAGACTCGGAATTGCCACTAGAGCAACTGGAGTGGGCTATCGCAGGCACGTCGACTTCTTCCCCGGTTTTGAACCCCAAGACGAAAGAAGTGGAGTATTCGCATTGTGTTTGGAGTCACTGGATTGATTCACGGGTCAATAACAGGGATGCTGGGGCTGACGAGGGAGATAATTACCCTGTGGAGGGACACCCCGAGTTGACgctggaaagggggaggatggtgaacCCCGCTAGTGggcgggtggaggggtaCGAGGAGATGTGGGTGGCTGGGGAAgtgagggcggtggagggagTGGGGTGTGTTGTTTTGGAGTATGATGCTGAtttgaagggggaggaggggtgggctcgaggggagggggggaaacaAGGGGAGGTCGaaagggtggggagggggatggtggttcgGTTGGGGGGGTATGTACAGGGTTTTttgagggatggggaggatgtgagggttgagaggtgggtttgggagggggaaagaggaaagtgggagaagagggttAGGATTGGGagtggggggttgaaggggggggggtga
- a CDS encoding hypothetical protein (EggNog:ENOG503P4XW): MELSASQKLNSPAAVPVTNFMAGSWTAASTAAIFLSVRLYTRLRATRRLFWDDTVLIFGTVFVIAASALWQWAAPKFWFILAVGSGTAFPTDLQQFMKDVEITMRVFFVEQIFFYSTLACVKLSLLLFFRRIGWHMTKIRVAWWSVLGFVVATWLTSIGDSQWGCLVAKGFDIMAQCTEPPAIRYANLTLRINCALDVLSDAAVLSIPVILIWDSKLRMAKKLAVIGLFSLTLLTMLVAILRVVGISSATWANGQVDPSYVWLWSYIETCIAIIVACLTAFPQLFVSNKKPAPYKQSGPSSGSAPPSGYKGQEDSVRMVQSYGDALDTRVDEESYGCSPMAFESHSTTNLKPAGMSQPYPEVVEWHHVSPIASPYQQNGVYQQRYD; encoded by the exons ATGGAACTCTCAGCGAGCCAGAAGCTCAACTCACCAGCTGCCGTCCCTGTGACGAATTTCATG GCAGGTTCCTGGACGGCCGCCTCGACAGCTGCTATCTTTCTCAGTGTTCGCCTCTATACCCGCCTAAGAGCCACACGTCGACTGTTCTGGGATGACACCGTCCTCATATTCGGCACCGTTTTCGTTATCGCAGCATCAGCACTGTGGCAATGGGCAGCACCGAAGTTCTGGTTTATATTAGCTGTAGGATCGGGAACGGCCTTTCCAACAGACCTGCAACAGTTCATGAAGGATGTCGAAATCACCATGCGGGTCTTTTTTGTCGAACAGATCTTCTTTTACAGCACATTGGCTTGCGTGAAGCTCTCgcttctccttttcttcaGGAGGATTGGTTGGCACATGACAAAGATCAGAGTCGCTTGGTGGTCGGTCCTGGGATTTGTGGTGGCAACATGGCTTACCTCCATCGGCGATTCTCAGTGGGGATGCTTGGTTGCGAAGGGCTTTGATATCATGGCTCAGTGTACTGAGCCTCCGGCTATCCGGTATGCCAACCTAACGCTCAGGATTAATTGTGCCTTGGATGTGTTGTCTGATGCTGCCG TCTTGTCCATCCCTGTCATCTTGATCTGGGACTCCAAACTTCGGATGGCCAAAAAGCTGGCCGTCATTGGACTATTTTCCCTCACACTTCTCACAATGTTGGTTGCCATTCTGAGGGTAGTTGGCATCAGCTCGGCGACCTGGGCAAATGGTCAGGTTGATCCGAGCTATGTGTGGCTGTGGAGTTATATCGAAACTTGCATTG CAATTATCGTCGCATGTCTCACAGCCTTTCCCCAGCTCTTCGTCTCCAACAAAAAGCCCGCCCCATACAAACAGTCCGGACCATCAAGCGGATCAGCCCCGCCCTCGGGATACAAGGGACAGGAAGACTCTGTCCGCATGGTGCAGTCATATGGTGACGCTCTTGACACGcgtgttgatgaggagagcTACGGCTGCTCCCCCATGGCATTTGAAAgccacagcaccaccaacctgAAGCCGGCCGGCATGAGCCAGCCTTATCCTGAGGTCGTGGAGTGGCATCACGTTTCGCCGATTGCCAGCCCATACCAACAAAATGGGGTATACCAACAAAGATATGACTAA
- a CDS encoding hypothetical protein (EggNog:ENOG503Q0N0; COG:B), with the protein MVACDGAECPREWFHLECVGLKHEPKGSGKLISSFNLHADYLGKRRASHNKQRNGSVVNARRGWRICRLLYRRIYLVGSTFETIIYITTGLKEKRPKQWKLPPIMYSAYQLSDVDTSILISESGRYR; encoded by the coding sequence ATGGTGGCCTGTGATGGGGCAGAGTGTCCAAGGGAGTGGTTTCACCTGGAATGCGTGGGTTTAAAACACGAGCCTAAGGGATCCGGTAAGTTGATTTCTAGTTTTAATCTCCATGCTGACTATCTGGGTAAGAGAAGGGCTAGCCATAACAAACAGCGAAATGGTAGTGTGGTGAATGcaaggagaggatggcggaTATGTAGACTTTTATACCGTCGAATATACCTAGTTGGCTCTACATTCGAAACCATCATATATATCACAACAGGTCTGAAAGAAAAGCGCCCGAAGCAGTGGAAGCTGCCTCCCATAATGTACTCTGCTTATCAATTGTCAGACGTTGATACATCGATTCTCATCTCGGAGTCAGGTCGATACCGATAG